The following coding sequences lie in one Alloacidobacterium dinghuense genomic window:
- a CDS encoding glucose 1-dehydrogenase, producing the protein MSKLNGKVAVITGGSKGIGAAIAKSFAAEGASVVVNYASSKAGAEKVVAAITAAGGKAIAVGGDITKAAEAQGVIDAAIKNYGRLDILVNNSGIYEFLPIEQITEEHFHKHFNLNVLALLLTTQAAVKHMGEGASIINVGSNITRLKPATTAVYTGTKGAVDVITSVLAKELGSRKIRVNSLNPGLVETEGTHAVGVINSDFERALVSQTPLGRIGQPGDIAAVAVFLASDDSNWVTGEVLPVGGGL; encoded by the coding sequence ATGAGCAAGCTAAACGGCAAGGTAGCAGTCATTACGGGCGGGTCAAAAGGAATCGGGGCCGCAATCGCCAAATCATTCGCCGCAGAGGGCGCATCCGTCGTCGTGAACTACGCGTCCAGCAAGGCCGGAGCGGAGAAGGTTGTCGCTGCGATCACCGCTGCGGGCGGCAAAGCTATCGCTGTGGGCGGTGACATCACGAAGGCTGCTGAAGCTCAAGGCGTCATTGATGCCGCAATCAAGAACTATGGACGGCTCGACATCCTCGTCAACAACTCCGGTATCTACGAGTTCCTTCCCATTGAGCAGATCACCGAGGAGCACTTTCACAAGCATTTCAACCTCAATGTACTCGCCCTGCTGCTCACGACGCAGGCAGCCGTGAAGCACATGGGTGAGGGAGCCAGCATCATCAACGTCGGCTCCAACATTACGCGCCTCAAGCCTGCAACCACCGCGGTGTATACCGGGACCAAAGGTGCGGTCGACGTAATAACCTCAGTGCTCGCCAAGGAACTTGGTTCGAGGAAGATTCGTGTCAACTCCCTCAATCCTGGCCTTGTCGAAACTGAAGGCACTCATGCCGTTGGCGTCATCAACTCAGACTTCGAGAGGGCGCTCGTCTCCCAAACGCCGCTTGGTCGCATCGGCCAACCCGGGGATATAGCTGCGGTCGCCGTCTTCCTGGCTTCGGACGACTCCAACTGGGTTACCGGCGAGGTGCTTCCTGTCGGTGGCGGTCTCTGA
- a CDS encoding VOC family protein: MNKVAPFLWFNDNAEEAAEFYLSVFPHARKLDEVRSKGVGPWPVGKIATITIELEGQEMVFLNGGPSYQLNPAFSFFVRCDSQEEIDSYWGKLLEGGKPMACGWLTDRFGLCWQIVPRNIGELISHPKAMEAMMGMIKMDLPALEAAARED, translated from the coding sequence ATGAACAAAGTTGCGCCATTCCTCTGGTTCAATGACAACGCTGAAGAGGCTGCCGAGTTTTACCTGAGCGTCTTCCCGCATGCGCGCAAGCTCGATGAGGTGCGTTCCAAAGGCGTAGGTCCTTGGCCCGTGGGCAAGATTGCCACGATTACGATCGAGCTTGAGGGTCAGGAGATGGTCTTTCTCAACGGCGGCCCCTCGTATCAGCTCAACCCCGCCTTCTCGTTCTTCGTCCGCTGCGACTCCCAGGAAGAGATCGACAGCTACTGGGGCAAGTTGCTCGAAGGCGGCAAACCCATGGCCTGCGGCTGGCTCACAGACCGCTTCGGCCTATGCTGGCAGATCGTGCCACGCAATATCGGCGAGTTGATCAGTCACCCCAAAGCGATGGAAGCCATGATGGGGATGATCAAGATGGACCTACCCGCGTTGGAAGCCGCCGCGCGCGAGGACTGA
- a CDS encoding ArsR/SmtB family transcription factor: MDNLGTTFAALSDPTRRAMIERLSHGPASVHGLTEPFALSQQMISKHIAYLVRARIVIKTKRGRESVCTLRPEAIKTVSDWAISYRRFWEESFDKLEVVVNQMKKEEARDGRKHG; the protein is encoded by the coding sequence GTGGATAATCTGGGTACAACATTTGCGGCTTTGTCTGATCCAACCCGCCGGGCAATGATCGAACGACTCTCCCATGGGCCAGCCTCTGTGCATGGATTGACGGAACCGTTTGCACTCTCGCAGCAGATGATTTCAAAACATATTGCCTACCTGGTGCGGGCGCGGATTGTGATCAAGACGAAGCGTGGACGAGAGAGTGTGTGCACGCTTAGGCCAGAGGCGATCAAGACAGTCAGCGACTGGGCGATTAGCTATCGACGATTCTGGGAAGAGAGTTTCGACAAACTGGAAGTAGTTGTAAATCAAATGAAGAAAGAGGAGGCCAGAGATGGCAGAAAACACGGTTAG
- a CDS encoding YciI family protein, whose amino-acid sequence MPQYLVCNYIPDNFDPSTVTEAMMEEIHALNRELIAAGARKFACGISPAANAKTVRKQPDGRVLVTDGPYTETKEHMGGFWILEAANLDEALAWAKKAAIACDIPGEVRELLFFPAPEQGPGESK is encoded by the coding sequence ATGCCACAATATCTGGTTTGTAATTACATCCCCGACAACTTCGACCCGTCCACCGTAACCGAAGCGATGATGGAAGAGATCCACGCGCTCAACCGCGAATTGATTGCTGCCGGCGCCAGGAAGTTCGCCTGCGGCATTTCCCCGGCCGCCAACGCGAAGACGGTGCGGAAGCAGCCCGACGGCAGGGTGCTCGTCACCGACGGACCGTACACCGAGACCAAGGAGCACATGGGCGGTTTCTGGATACTGGAAGCCGCCAATCTGGATGAGGCACTTGCATGGGCGAAGAAGGCTGCCATCGCTTGCGATATACCCGGCGAGGTGCGCGAACTTCTTTTCTTCCCGGCTCCGGAACAAGGACCCGGCGAAAGCAAGTAA
- a CDS encoding DUF1801 domain-containing protein: MFRLNGTVERDPAIDAWMKEHRGELGAIAHEWFEVMRKCGDEVRETLHDGCPVACLGDAPFGYVNVFTSHVNVGFFHGAALPDPARLLQGNGKFMRHVKLKPGTATDTAALDRLIETAYSDIKARVENG; this comes from the coding sequence TTGTTTCGACTGAACGGTACTGTCGAACGCGATCCCGCTATCGATGCATGGATGAAAGAGCATAGAGGCGAACTGGGAGCCATCGCGCACGAGTGGTTTGAGGTGATGCGAAAATGCGGGGACGAAGTCCGGGAGACCTTGCATGACGGCTGTCCGGTTGCATGTCTGGGCGATGCGCCCTTCGGCTACGTCAATGTATTCACTTCGCACGTAAACGTGGGGTTCTTTCACGGCGCAGCGCTGCCGGATCCAGCCCGCTTGTTGCAAGGCAACGGCAAGTTCATGCGCCATGTGAAGTTGAAACCGGGAACGGCCACAGACACGGCAGCGCTCGACAGGCTCATCGAGACGGCGTACTCGGACATAAAGGCGCGGGTTGAAAACGGTTAG
- a CDS encoding glucose 1-dehydrogenase, giving the protein MSKLTGKVAVVTGASKGIGAAIAKSLAAEGASIIVNYASSKAGADAVVGAIAAAGGKAVAVGGDVSKAAEAQGLIDAAIKNFGRLDILVNNSGVYEFSPIEAVTEEQFHKIFNINVLGVLLTTQAATKHLREGSSIINIGSGVSRITPPNSAVYTATKGALDAITGVLARELGAKKIRVNSVNPGVVETEGTHSAGVIGSDFEKALIQQTPLGRAGQPDDIARVVTFLASEDAKWLTGEVIIASGGLR; this is encoded by the coding sequence ATGAGTAAGCTCACAGGTAAAGTTGCAGTTGTTACGGGTGCCTCCAAAGGTATCGGAGCCGCCATCGCCAAATCACTCGCCGCTGAAGGCGCTTCCATCATCGTCAATTATGCCTCCAGCAAGGCGGGCGCCGACGCGGTCGTTGGCGCCATCGCCGCTGCCGGTGGCAAGGCCGTGGCCGTTGGCGGAGATGTCTCGAAAGCCGCAGAGGCACAGGGCCTGATCGACGCAGCCATCAAGAACTTCGGCCGCCTCGATATCCTGGTCAACAACTCGGGTGTGTATGAATTCTCACCCATCGAAGCGGTCACTGAAGAGCAGTTCCACAAGATCTTTAACATCAACGTGCTCGGTGTATTGCTTACCACGCAGGCCGCCACCAAGCACCTTCGTGAAGGCTCCAGCATCATCAACATCGGCTCCGGCGTCAGCCGCATCACTCCACCGAACAGCGCGGTCTACACGGCGACGAAGGGTGCGCTCGATGCCATTACCGGTGTGCTTGCCAGGGAGCTTGGCGCGAAAAAGATCCGCGTCAACTCTGTAAATCCCGGCGTCGTCGAAACCGAAGGCACACACAGTGCCGGCGTTATCGGCTCAGACTTCGAAAAGGCGCTCATCCAGCAGACGCCGCTCGGTCGCGCTGGCCAGCCCGATGATATCGCTAGAGTTGTCACTTTCCTCGCCTCCGAGGATGCGAAGTGGCTTACCGGCGAAGTTATCATTGCCAGCGGCGGCCTCCGCTAA
- a CDS encoding SRPBCC family protein: MAENTVSEIERMVVTRVFDAPRELVWKAWTDPKYIMQWWGPKGFTVPVCEMDFRVGGKLLCRTKTPDGQEFWNAVEYHEIVPYEKIVSLMYFSDSKGNKVDPAQLGIEHEAIDGAYDVTTFEDLGNGQTKLTFIGNEPMESAKNSGQMDGWIEILDKVAAVVAGLVQAK, from the coding sequence ATGGCAGAAAACACGGTTAGCGAAATTGAGCGGATGGTCGTTACAAGAGTTTTTGATGCCCCACGCGAGTTGGTTTGGAAGGCGTGGACAGACCCGAAGTACATCATGCAGTGGTGGGGACCGAAGGGCTTTACTGTGCCGGTTTGTGAGATGGATTTTCGCGTTGGAGGAAAACTTCTCTGCCGCACGAAGACGCCGGATGGGCAGGAGTTCTGGAATGCGGTTGAATACCACGAGATTGTTCCGTACGAGAAGATCGTTTCCTTGATGTACTTTTCCGACTCGAAGGGGAACAAGGTTGACCCTGCACAATTAGGAATCGAGCATGAGGCTATCGACGGTGCGTACGACGTGACCACCTTTGAGGATCTCGGAAACGGCCAGACGAAACTCACCTTCATTGGAAATGAACCCATGGAGAGCGCGAAAAATAGCGGTCAAATGGACGGCTGGATCGAGATACTCGATAAGGTTGCCGCAGTCGTTGCGGGGCTGGTGCAGGCGAAATAA
- a CDS encoding YciI family protein, translating into MKYICLGYYDKEKFDGMPESERNAMFDACFEYDDHLRANGHSTGGTALQPAETALTLSWKDGKVATTDGPYAETKEQLGGLGVLEARDMNHAVQLMSQHPALKYGTLWEIRPVGDMSEIMKASEQRRRQNTAR; encoded by the coding sequence ATGAAATACATCTGTCTCGGCTACTACGACAAAGAAAAATTCGATGGCATGCCTGAGAGCGAGCGAAACGCCATGTTCGATGCATGCTTTGAATACGACGACCATCTTCGCGCCAACGGGCATTCGACCGGAGGAACGGCTCTTCAGCCTGCGGAAACCGCCTTGACCCTGTCTTGGAAGGACGGCAAAGTCGCGACGACCGACGGTCCCTACGCGGAAACCAAGGAGCAGCTCGGCGGCCTTGGCGTGCTTGAGGCGCGGGACATGAATCATGCTGTACAACTCATGTCGCAGCATCCGGCCCTGAAGTACGGAACGTTGTGGGAGATACGACCAGTGGGAGACATGAGCGAAATCATGAAAGCAAGTGAGCAGCGACGGCGACAGAACACCGCACGCTGA
- a CDS encoding RNA polymerase sigma factor, producing MPPNVPEDLSRAIETLYRSESGRILATLVRLLGDLDLAEEAMHEAFAAALDTWPHTGVPDNPRPWLISTARFKAIDGIRRRVRFDGAQRDLAAYIERVNEAPRDEEEIEDDRLRLIFTCCHPALPSEGQVALTLREICGLTTEEIARAFLVTPATLAQRIVRAKAVIRDKAIPYQVPVSAELPARLGAVLLVVYLIFNEGYSAETTGAALSREAIRLGRLLLDLLPEPEVMGLVGLMLLQESRRAARTSPDGDLILLDDQNRSLWNREQIAQGISLTESALQSRRFGAYTLQAAIAAVHAESSSPASTDWRQITLLYDRLLRIQPSPVVELNRAVAIAMCEGPEQGLCLIDDLLAREHLSHYHLAHSARADLCRRLGRIPEARASYEKALALARQEPERRFLARRLEDLK from the coding sequence ATGCCGCCGAATGTTCCCGAAGATCTCAGCAGAGCCATAGAGACGCTTTACCGATCCGAATCGGGCAGGATTCTTGCTACGCTGGTGCGGCTGCTCGGAGATCTGGATCTCGCCGAAGAGGCCATGCATGAGGCCTTCGCCGCTGCCTTGGACACGTGGCCTCACACCGGCGTACCGGACAACCCGCGCCCCTGGCTCATTTCTACGGCACGTTTCAAGGCCATCGATGGGATCCGCCGGCGCGTGCGATTCGACGGAGCACAGAGAGATCTGGCTGCCTACATCGAGCGCGTCAACGAAGCGCCCCGCGATGAAGAGGAGATTGAGGACGATCGCCTCCGCCTGATCTTCACCTGCTGCCATCCCGCTCTGCCTTCGGAAGGGCAGGTTGCACTCACCCTGCGCGAAATCTGTGGCCTGACGACGGAGGAGATTGCCCGGGCATTTCTCGTTACACCGGCAACGCTCGCCCAACGCATTGTGCGCGCGAAGGCTGTTATCCGCGATAAGGCAATTCCTTACCAAGTGCCAGTCTCCGCGGAATTGCCGGCCCGGTTGGGAGCCGTCCTCCTGGTCGTATATCTGATCTTCAACGAGGGATACTCGGCTGAAACGACAGGCGCCGCACTCAGCCGCGAAGCGATCCGTCTGGGCAGGCTCCTGCTCGACCTGCTTCCGGAACCTGAGGTGATGGGCCTCGTGGGGCTCATGCTGCTGCAGGAGTCGCGCCGCGCCGCCCGCACCTCGCCTGACGGAGACTTGATCCTGCTGGACGATCAGAATCGGTCATTGTGGAACAGGGAGCAGATCGCGCAAGGCATTTCGCTCACCGAAAGCGCTCTTCAATCGCGGCGCTTCGGCGCCTACACTCTGCAGGCGGCCATAGCAGCCGTTCACGCCGAGAGTTCCTCCCCGGCATCCACGGACTGGCGTCAGATCACGCTGCTCTACGACCGGTTGCTTCGGATCCAGCCATCCCCGGTTGTTGAACTGAACCGAGCAGTGGCCATTGCCATGTGCGAAGGTCCGGAGCAGGGTCTTTGTCTGATCGATGACTTGCTGGCGCGCGAGCACCTCTCTCACTATCACCTCGCGCACTCTGCCCGTGCGGACCTGTGCCGAAGATTAGGGCGGATTCCGGAGGCCCGTGCTTCGTATGAGAAGGCACTCGCCCTGGCGCGGCAGGAACCGGAGCGCCGTTTTCTCGCCCGCCGGCTCGAGGATTTGAAATAA
- a CDS encoding YciI family protein: MGYIEPGKFEGTTEDERHAVLDECFEHNDHLRAKGHLVAELALQPPETASTLYWKNGKVAVTDGPYAETKEQLGGTQILEARDLNHAIQLVSELPGFKYGLGPIEIRPVADLNEMMKESEQRRRRDASR; encoded by the coding sequence TTGGGATACATCGAGCCAGGAAAATTCGAAGGGACGACCGAGGACGAGCGACACGCAGTGCTCGACGAATGCTTTGAGCACAATGACCATCTGCGCGCCAAAGGACATCTTGTTGCCGAACTAGCTCTTCAGCCTCCGGAGACCGCGTCCACCCTGTACTGGAAGAACGGCAAAGTCGCGGTGACCGACGGCCCCTATGCGGAAACCAAAGAACAACTCGGCGGCACTCAAATCCTTGAGGCGCGAGACCTCAATCACGCCATTCAGCTTGTCTCAGAGCTCCCGGGCTTTAAGTATGGACTTGGACCGATTGAGATACGGCCGGTTGCGGATTTGAACGAAATGATGAAGGAGAGCGAGCAGCGGCGGCGAAGGGATGCCTCGAGGTGA
- the ppk1 gene encoding polyphosphate kinase 1, translating to MATTVMASIGDRGALNASLSPSLSEIWIDRDLSWLDFNERVLAEALDERTPLLERAKFLAIFTSNLDEFFMKRQSVLRQGASDAPHTLLRQLREKLLPMLERQAECYRKIIIPGLAEQGVFLHYWSELTPRQQEEASEYFESQLCPALTPLVIDPVHPFPFISNLSTSLVFRLRDVVKGESMFARVKIPSVLKQWVSLEADLDSGQKLMVPLSEVVRANLHKLYSGMEISDVTVMRLTRDAEVDIDDSSSADFRAHVKEEIRQRRYEPVVRLEFGPGADPEIKDRLRERLGLEQEDLYDLPEEVDYTTLFALLGLPKPALRDREWTPLSPTSLLDGAESIFAVIHAGDILVHHPYDSFDASVEHFISAAADDPQTVSIKMMAYRIGDDTPFVKSLIRAAEQGKQVACVMEIKARFDEERNLHWATELERAGAHVTFGVSGLKTHAKTALVVRQEASGLRCYVHIGTGNYHVKTARLYADVGVFTCDPRITNDAVHLFHYLTGHADQPNCTALLVAPLTMRPRLLELIHREIQNKREGRHARIIAKMNQLEDPEMIEALCDASQAGVAIDLIIRGFCCLRPGVHGRTENIRVRSIIGRFLEHSRIFYFANGSEDPAEGEYFIGSADWMFRNLSKRIEVVTPVFAAEPKQRLWDILDILLRDQRQAWVLGSDATYTQQRPAKGADGPEAMGTHQTLMDLALTRAEI from the coding sequence ATGGCAACAACTGTCATGGCCTCGATTGGCGACCGGGGCGCTCTCAACGCCAGTCTTTCTCCGTCGCTATCGGAAATATGGATCGACAGGGATCTGAGCTGGCTCGATTTCAATGAGCGGGTCCTCGCCGAGGCTCTCGACGAGCGTACTCCACTGCTCGAGCGCGCCAAATTTTTGGCCATCTTCACCTCGAACCTCGATGAATTCTTTATGAAGCGCCAATCCGTCCTTCGCCAAGGCGCCAGCGATGCGCCACACACGCTTTTGCGCCAGCTTCGCGAGAAGTTGTTGCCCATGCTTGAGCGTCAGGCAGAGTGCTATCGGAAAATCATCATCCCTGGCCTGGCTGAGCAAGGAGTCTTTCTGCATTACTGGTCCGAGTTGACACCGCGGCAACAGGAAGAAGCATCTGAGTATTTTGAATCTCAGCTCTGCCCTGCACTAACACCACTTGTCATCGATCCAGTCCATCCTTTTCCCTTCATCTCCAACCTGTCTACCTCGCTGGTGTTCCGCCTTCGCGACGTAGTCAAAGGCGAATCGATGTTTGCCCGGGTAAAGATTCCTTCGGTGCTCAAACAGTGGGTGTCACTGGAAGCGGACCTCGATTCCGGTCAAAAGCTGATGGTTCCTCTGTCTGAAGTGGTTCGCGCCAATCTGCATAAGCTCTATAGCGGCATGGAAATCAGCGACGTTACGGTCATGCGCCTCACGCGCGATGCCGAAGTCGACATTGACGACAGCTCCTCCGCCGACTTCCGCGCTCATGTGAAAGAAGAGATTCGCCAGCGACGCTACGAGCCCGTTGTCCGGCTTGAATTTGGCCCGGGAGCCGATCCAGAAATTAAGGATCGATTACGCGAACGGCTCGGTCTTGAACAAGAAGACCTCTACGATCTCCCGGAGGAAGTGGATTACACTACGCTCTTTGCACTTCTGGGGCTGCCGAAGCCTGCACTGCGCGACCGCGAGTGGACGCCTCTATCACCTACATCGCTTTTAGACGGAGCAGAGTCGATCTTTGCGGTCATTCATGCGGGAGACATCCTTGTCCATCACCCCTACGACAGCTTCGATGCGAGTGTCGAACACTTCATCAGCGCTGCGGCTGACGATCCGCAGACCGTTTCAATCAAGATGATGGCGTATCGCATCGGCGATGACACGCCCTTTGTCAAATCTCTGATTCGCGCGGCGGAGCAAGGCAAGCAGGTTGCATGCGTCATGGAAATCAAAGCGCGTTTCGACGAAGAGCGCAATTTGCACTGGGCCACCGAACTTGAACGTGCCGGGGCGCACGTTACATTCGGGGTAAGCGGTCTTAAGACACATGCCAAGACCGCGCTGGTTGTCCGTCAGGAAGCGAGCGGTCTGCGGTGCTATGTCCACATCGGTACCGGCAATTATCACGTGAAAACCGCTCGACTCTACGCCGATGTTGGCGTGTTTACCTGCGACCCACGAATTACAAATGATGCCGTTCATCTATTTCACTATCTCACCGGCCATGCCGACCAGCCGAACTGCACAGCATTGCTGGTGGCTCCGCTGACCATGCGGCCTCGATTGCTTGAACTCATCCATCGCGAGATTCAAAACAAGCGCGAGGGTCGTCACGCGCGCATCATCGCCAAAATGAATCAATTGGAAGACCCGGAGATGATTGAAGCGCTATGTGATGCGTCACAGGCAGGAGTCGCGATTGACCTCATCATTCGAGGATTTTGCTGCCTTCGCCCCGGAGTGCACGGCCGCACTGAGAACATCCGCGTCCGCTCTATTATCGGGCGTTTCCTCGAACATTCGCGTATCTTCTATTTCGCCAATGGAAGTGAGGATCCTGCGGAAGGCGAATATTTCATCGGATCGGCTGACTGGATGTTCCGCAATCTCTCGAAGCGGATTGAAGTGGTCACGCCCGTATTTGCCGCAGAACCAAAACAGCGCCTCTGGGATATCCTCGATATCTTGCTGCGAGATCAGCGGCAGGCTTGGGTTTTGGGATCTGACGCGACATACACGCAACAGCGTCCGGCGAAAGGAGCCGATGGCCCGGAGGCCATGGGCACGCACCAAACCCTGATGGACCTGGCCCTCACCCGGGCTGAGATTTAA
- a CDS encoding ArsR/SmtB family transcription factor: MRPLYHPAVEDVTVEGILHALSDPIRVAIYADIVSQECSQNCSTFLTVSDKTIPKSTLSQHFRALREAGLIRGERRGVEVHNTSRCAEIEQRFPGLIRAIVNAHTIQLKDEAAKKPSGRATKKTKNK; this comes from the coding sequence ATGCGGCCCCTGTACCATCCCGCGGTCGAAGACGTGACGGTTGAGGGAATCCTTCACGCCTTGTCCGACCCGATACGCGTGGCTATCTACGCAGATATCGTGTCGCAGGAGTGCTCGCAAAACTGCTCGACATTCTTGACTGTCAGCGACAAGACGATCCCTAAGTCCACGCTCTCGCAGCACTTCAGAGCGCTGAGAGAGGCAGGGCTGATCCGCGGAGAACGGCGCGGCGTCGAAGTGCATAACACCTCGCGCTGCGCGGAGATCGAGCAACGCTTTCCGGGACTGATTCGCGCGATCGTCAACGCACATACCATTCAATTAAAGGACGAAGCTGCGAAAAAGCCTTCCGGACGGGCAACGAAGAAAACGAAAAATAAGTAA
- a CDS encoding SDR family NAD(P)-dependent oxidoreductase, which yields MGKLEGKVAVITAATSGMALATAKLFVEEGAYVFITGRRKDKLDEAVKLIGRNVTGVQGDAANLADLDRLYETVKREKGKIDILFASAGQGELAKLEEVTEEHFDKTFDLNVRGTLFTVQKALPLFNDNGSIFMNGSIASIKGFPAFGVYSASKAAVRSFARTWLLELKERRIRVNILSPGTIDTPILDPLGTEAKEFFKSQIPRGEMGRPEEIATVALFLASSDSSFVNGVELFVDGGTAQI from the coding sequence ATGGGAAAGCTCGAAGGAAAAGTAGCCGTTATCACTGCGGCAACTTCTGGGATGGCGCTCGCAACGGCGAAACTCTTTGTTGAAGAGGGCGCGTACGTGTTTATCACGGGGCGTCGCAAGGATAAGCTGGATGAAGCCGTAAAGCTCATCGGAAGGAACGTGACCGGTGTGCAGGGCGATGCGGCGAATCTGGCCGATCTCGACCGGCTGTATGAGACTGTCAAACGCGAGAAGGGTAAAATCGATATTCTTTTCGCCAGTGCAGGTCAGGGCGAGCTCGCTAAGCTCGAAGAGGTCACGGAAGAGCACTTCGACAAGACCTTCGATTTGAACGTGCGCGGCACCCTTTTCACCGTACAGAAAGCGCTGCCGCTGTTCAACGACAACGGCTCGATTTTCATGAACGGATCGATCGCTAGCATCAAAGGGTTTCCGGCCTTCGGCGTCTACAGCGCCAGCAAGGCGGCTGTGCGCTCTTTCGCTCGTACCTGGCTGCTGGAACTAAAAGAACGTAGAATTCGGGTGAACATTCTCAGTCCTGGCACAATCGACACGCCGATCCTCGATCCTCTCGGCACCGAAGCCAAGGAGTTCTTCAAGTCACAGATACCACGCGGCGAGATGGGACGACCAGAAGAGATTGCGACTGTGGCCCTCTTTTTGGCCTCCAGCGATTCCAGTTTCGTCAACGGAGTCGAGCTCTTTGTAGATGGCGGCACCGCTCAGATCTAA
- a CDS encoding dihydrofolate reductase family protein, whose protein sequence is MRNVIFAINITLDGCVDHTKQVADEAMLEYFINLLREVDLQVFGRKTYQLMVPYWPDVLKNQSSETKADIEFARAFDSTRKVVFSRSLNSAEDGNTRIVRGNLRDEILKLKQEQGKNILVGGVDIPSQLIELGLVDEYRFVVRPNIVGEGRRLLEGVSLPEKLHLKLVESTTFLKSGSVALRYLKQ, encoded by the coding sequence ATGAGAAATGTAATTTTCGCGATCAATATCACTCTGGATGGCTGCGTTGACCACACCAAGCAGGTTGCTGATGAAGCGATGCTTGAATATTTTATTAACCTCTTGCGAGAGGTTGACCTGCAGGTCTTTGGGCGTAAAACCTATCAATTGATGGTTCCCTATTGGCCTGACGTCCTCAAAAACCAGTCGTCTGAGACAAAAGCAGATATCGAATTTGCCCGGGCATTCGACTCCACCCGCAAAGTTGTTTTTTCGCGATCATTGAATAGCGCCGAAGATGGAAATACGCGAATTGTTCGCGGAAACCTTCGCGACGAAATACTTAAATTGAAACAGGAACAAGGCAAAAATATTTTAGTCGGTGGCGTGGATATTCCTTCACAACTGATCGAGCTTGGTCTAGTGGATGAATATCGGTTTGTCGTTAGGCCAAACATCGTAGGAGAAGGAAGACGGTTGTTGGAAGGTGTTAGCCTGCCGGAGAAACTGCACTTAAAACTTGTCGAGTCAACGACTTTTTTAAAATCAGGATCTGTTGCGCTTCGTTACTTGAAACAGTGA